TGCCGTACTCCGCATCCCGCCGGAATTTCTTTGCCTGCTTGATTTTGGACTGTATCAGCAGATACACCCCAGCCGCACCGGCGAGGCCCACCAGCAGATCAATGCCACCCAGCCCCGGCCAGTAAGTTTCAAAGGCTTTGGGGAAGGTGTCGAGCATCCCCATGAGCTTTGTCCCGAAGTCTGCGCCGGGCGCGATACGGTAGGCCGTCCCGATTTTGGAGAAAAACCAGAACACAAAGAGGTACGGCAGGTTGGGGAGCACATATTTTCTGATCTTGTCACTCAACGTCCGTCCTTCACCGCCTCTCTGGTCCGCTGCTTCTCCTTCGGCTTTGTCCTGATCTGCTCCGTGAGCTTGCGGAGCTGGCCGAGGATAGAAGTCTTGTCCTGGTCTTTGTTCAGCACCTTTGTACTGTATTTCTGGAAGGCCGCCGTGATGGCGTCCGCCTGATTGGCTTTGAAGAACAGCAGGTAATGGCCGGGGCTCACTTTATGGAAAGCGTAGTCCACATGGAACTCCTTCGCTATCCGGTCAAAATCCTTCGGCGCACCCACATACTGCATGGCGTTTTTGCCGCCGTAGTGGTTCATCAGCTTCTTCACGCTCTGGCGGCCCTGCGGGGTCAGCGCCTTTCGGTGCTGCTTTTGCAGCGCCCGAACCACCTTGCCAAGAGCGGCGGCCAGCACTTTTCCCGTCAGCTTCGCCGTCTTGATCGAAAGTGCAACTGTTTTTTGGTTTACTTCTTCCTGCATAAAACCTCCTTTCCGTCAGGGCTTCCGGTAGACGGGAGGCCCCCGTACACTCCGGGACAACAGAAAACCTCGGGCCAATGTGGCCCGAGGTTTACCGCTCGGCATCCCTGCCGGACGGAGCTTTCTTTTCCGGCTCCGTCTGGACTTTTTCGCCCTGTTCCCGCATGGTCTGCAAGATAGAGGGCTTCTTTTGAAGCTGGGAGGGCTTTTCGCCGGACAGCGGCTTGATACATTCCAGACGGTCAGCCGCCCGGATGGCGTTGTCCGTGAGCTGCCGCTGCCATGCGCCCACGCTGGGAGCCCAGCGAAAGCCGTTGCTTTTCAACTCGGCCCGGGTGTCTGCGTCGGGCTTTCCGTCAAAGAACACCTGCAAGCGGTTGTCCTCCCGGTTCATTTCCACACGGCCCCCGTCAAACTCCCAGCCGGAAAACTCCCGCTGCGCCTGTTTGGAAAGCTGTTCGATACGGGCCTTTACCCGGCGGATCTCC
This genomic window from Pusillibacter faecalis contains:
- a CDS encoding PcfB family protein encodes the protein MQEEVNQKTVALSIKTAKLTGKVLAAALGKVVRALQKQHRKALTPQGRQSVKKLMNHYGGKNAMQYVGAPKDFDRIAKEFHVDYAFHKVSPGHYLLFFKANQADAITAAFQKYSTKVLNKDQDKTSILGQLRKLTEQIRTKPKEKQRTREAVKDGR